Within Streptomyces roseirectus, the genomic segment AGCGGCGCGCTCGCGTTCCAGACGTCGACCATCAGGCGCCGGGGGAACCAGAGGTTGACGACCGGCACGAACCAGGCGCCGATGACCCACCCCCGCGCCTTGGCGTGCCCGCCCGGCTCGAAGACCTCCCCGTTCACCCGGACCCGCCAGAACCAGCAGAGGTAGACGACGACGGCGGCGATCAACAGGGGCGTCTGGATCATCGCCGCCAGATTCGTCAACCGGTCCGCGTCCTCGGCCCGTTCGACGACGTCGACCCCGGCCGCGAGGTCGTCATAGACGCCGTACGTCACACCCCCCGCCCACAGTGAGAAGAACTGCCCCGCGACAACGGCCCCCAGCAGCACGGCCGTCGCTCTTCCCAGCCCCACCGGCGAACGCAACCACACAACAGACATCAATCCCCCCGAACTTACCGAAACAAGTCAAATGAATTCCGGGCCTCCCCAGACCCGGAACGCGTATTCTCGCACGGAATTCCCTCAGCTCACCCGCCCGGCCAACTCCCGGAACCGCGCCCAGGAAAGCTTCGGCTGCCGCGCGTCCCACAGTTTCTGGGCAGTCGCCCGAAGCGGCATCCGAATCCCCGCGGCGACCTGAGCCTGGGTCTGCGAGTTCGACAGATCGCACCAGACGGCGAAAACCCCGCCGAGAATCTGCGAGTCGTAAGTGGCGGGAACCTCGGTGGTCCCCCGCAGCACCCGGGGATTCCACCGCTCATAGATCCGCTGCCCCGTCGGATAGACGAAGGTGTTCGGCTCCCCGAGCACGTAGTAAAGGAACTCGTCGTTGTAGTTGACGACTTGCCGCCCGGCGGCGAGATATTCGACCGGTTTGCGCGCCCCGATCTCCTTGCCGGTCCAGTAGGCGACCTGGATCCCCTGGTCCGCCTGGACGCTCGTCCCCTGGTAGAACCCGTCGTTCCAGGCCCGCACGGTCCGCCCGGCGACCGCCTTCGCACGGTCGTTGAGCCACCCGGTGGCGAGATCGGCGACGCCCGCGCCGGCGCCGTACTCGTCGCGCGCGGCGGTGGCGAGCTGCGGATAGAGGGCGCCGGGATTCGGCACCGTGAGCGCCTGGTACTCGTCGCCGCCGAGATGCCAGTCGGACCCGGGGAACAACTCGGCGTATTCACCGAGGAGTTCGTCGACGATCCGCGCGGAGGCCGCCTTGGAGATGTCGATGGCGCCTTTCGTGGGCACCCCGTTCACATTGCGCAGCCGCAATTCCGGATGCGCGGCGAGGACGGCCCCGAGATGCCCCGGCGAATCGATCTCCGGCACGATCTCGATGTGCCGGGACGCCGCGAGCGAGACGATCGACCGCACCTCGGCCTTGGTGAGATGAACCTTGGAGACGACCTCCGGATGCGTGTCGGAGGCGATCCGGAAACCCTGGTCGTCGGAGAAATGCAGCCCGAGCTGATTGAACTTCAGATCGCCCAGTTCCCGCACCCGGTCCTCGATCCAGGCGGCGCTGAAGTTCTTGCGCGCGATGTCGAGCATGAACCCGCGGACGGGCTTGGCGGGCGCGTCCCGTACGACCCCCTCCGGCGCGCCCCCGCTGCCGCGCACCTCCTGCTTCAGCGTCCGCGTCCCGTAGAACACCCCCGCCTCGGACGCCCCGCTGACGATCACCCTCCCCCCGCTCACCGTCATGCTGTACGACTCGGCGGGCCCGTCCTCACCGAGTTCGAGACGTACGTCACCGGCGCGCGCGTCGGCGGCCTCGCCCCCGTACGCGATCCCCAACTCCCCGGCGATCAGCCGTCCTTCGTCGGCGAGCCGGGAGTCGTCGACGACGACCCGGTACCCGGCGGCGGGCCGCCAGCCGGGCCCCCGCGCCGGGGTGTGCGAGGTGACGGCGGGGACGGTGCGGGGCGCGGTGGACAGGGGGTAGGAGGACGGGGGCCGCGTACTGGGCGAGGTACCAGGGGTACTACGGGTCTCCCCGGACGCCGAAGCCCCCGTCGACGACCCCGAGGACGCCCCGGACGACCCCGAGGACCCGGACGTCGAGGCCCACACCCCGATCCCCACCCCGAGCCCGACCGTCACCACGAACGCCCCGGCGACGACCGCGCCCCGCCGTCCGCCGGCCCCGCGCCCACCGCTCTCGCGCCTGCCGCGCCTGTGCCTGCTCACGCCGCCAACCTATGGCTCACGTCCGACCACCCGCCGTCCACCACACGTTCCGAAACTCTCCCGATCGAGTGAAATTCGGGCAACTGTCGGACACACCCCGACCACTCTCGATAACGTGACGCCACACCAGCCCCCCGTGACACGAGGATCACCGCTGCCCGCCCATCGCGTGGCCATACCGGCCCTACCCGAACAACCCACACCTACGTACACGCGCCTCACCGCGTTCAACGCCGCGTCCCCGGCAGAGGCGTACGCCCTCCTCCTCACCTGCCTCCACAGCGAAACCTGGGCAGCGAGAGTCGCGACCCACCGCCCGTACCCCACGCTCGAAGCACTCCTGGCGGCAGGGGACGAGGCGGCGTACGACTTGACGAGGGGGGATCTGGCGGAAGCGCTGGCGGCGGAGAAAATGCCGCAACTCCCGCCAGAGACATACGTAGCAGCCCACATGGCGCTGAGCGCGGCACACGCGGCATACGAGTCGAAGTTCGGCCACTCGTTCGTCATCGCGGCCGAAACCATCGATCACACCCTGGAAGCCATCCGGTCACGTTTGCTGAACGATCCGGAGGACGAACGGGTACTGGCGGCGGACGAACTCCGCAAGCTCGCAAAGCAACGGTTGTCCAGTGCCGTCAGGGGCGCGGGGAACTGCGCGACCAGCCACAACGGCGCCGCACCCGGCACATAACAGGACCCACCACCCCGGATGCCACCACAGTTCACCCATCCGCGTGCCACTTCGATCACGCCGGTAGGCCCGCCGTAAACCCGCGCTCACCGCGTAGCTAACATGCTGGGGGCCGGTGGACCGTACCCGGCCGGGCCAGACCGACAGCACAAGCCGGCAGGCCCCGACACCCCGCTCCCGGAGGGACTTCCGTGCCGGCTGGAACGCTGTACCGCGGCCGGGAAGGAATGTGGTCCTGGGTGGCTCACCGAGTCACCGGCGTCCTCATCTTCTTCTTCCTGTTCGTTCACGTGCTGGACACCGCTCTCGTCCGTGTCTCCCCCGAGGACTACGACAAGGTCGTAGCCACGTACAAGACCCCGATCGTCGCGTGCCTGGAGTACGGCCTCGTCGCCGCCATCCTCTTCCACGCGCTCAACGGCCTGCGCGTCATCGCCGTCGACTTCTGGTCCAAGGGCCCGCGCTACCAGAAGCAGATGCTCTGGACGGTCGTCGGCCTGTGGGTCGTGCTGATGATCGGCGCGATCTACCCCGTCCTCGGCCACGCGGCCCGCGAACTCTTCGGGAAGTGACACCGATGGCCACCACCGAAACCACCGCGTCCGGCATCGGCCCCGTCGAGGGCGGTTCGCTGTACGACGTCGACAACCCGGCCCCGTACATCGAGGCCCCGCGCAAGCGCACGAAGAAGACCCCGAAGTCGACGAGGGGCAACTTCGAGCTGGCGGCGTGGCTGTTCATGCGCCTGTCCGGCGTCGTCCTGGTCGTCCTGGTCATCGGGCACCTGCTGATCCAGCTCGTGCTGGACGGCGGCGTCTCGAAGATCGGCTTCGCGTTCGTCGCGGGCCGCTGGGCCAGCCCCTTCTGGCAGGTCTGGGACCTGCTGATGCTGTGGCTGGCGATGCTGCACGGCGCGAACGGCCTGCGTACGGTCATCAACGACTACGCGGAGCGCGCGAACACCCGGCTGTGGCTCAAGGGCCTGCTCTACACCGCCACGGTGTTCACCATCCTGCTGGGCACGCTGGTGATCTTCACCTTCGACCCGAACATCCGCTAGGCACGGGGCTGCGACCAATCATGAAGATCCACAAGTACGAC encodes:
- a CDS encoding DUF4328 domain-containing protein, with protein sequence MGLGRATAVLLGAVVAGQFFSLWAGGVTYGVYDDLAAGVDVVERAEDADRLTNLAAMIQTPLLIAAVVVYLCWFWRVRVNGEVFEPGGHAKARGWVIGAWFVPVVNLWFPRRLMVDVWNASAPLGRTVSPALVNVWWAAWILWLLAGRVGAAMVRHADTAAELRRLTGMTMVTDAVEAVAGVLAILVVLRVTRMQNEKALAGAWTAALPVRMG
- a CDS encoding beta-N-acetylhexosaminidase; amino-acid sequence: MSRHRRGRRESGGRGAGGRRGAVVAGAFVVTVGLGVGIGVWASTSGSSGSSGASSGSSTGASASGETRSTPGTSPSTRPPSSYPLSTAPRTVPAVTSHTPARGPGWRPAAGYRVVVDDSRLADEGRLIAGELGIAYGGEAADARAGDVRLELGEDGPAESYSMTVSGGRVIVSGASEAGVFYGTRTLKQEVRGSGGAPEGVVRDAPAKPVRGFMLDIARKNFSAAWIEDRVRELGDLKFNQLGLHFSDDQGFRIASDTHPEVVSKVHLTKAEVRSIVSLAASRHIEIVPEIDSPGHLGAVLAAHPELRLRNVNGVPTKGAIDISKAASARIVDELLGEYAELFPGSDWHLGGDEYQALTVPNPGALYPQLATAARDEYGAGAGVADLATGWLNDRAKAVAGRTVRAWNDGFYQGTSVQADQGIQVAYWTGKEIGARKPVEYLAAGRQVVNYNDEFLYYVLGEPNTFVYPTGQRIYERWNPRVLRGTTEVPATYDSQILGGVFAVWCDLSNSQTQAQVAAGIRMPLRATAQKLWDARQPKLSWARFRELAGRVS
- a CDS encoding 2-oxo-4-hydroxy-4-carboxy-5-ureidoimidazoline decarboxylase, with translation MTRGSPLPAHRVAIPALPEQPTPTYTRLTAFNAASPAEAYALLLTCLHSETWAARVATHRPYPTLEALLAAGDEAAYDLTRGDLAEALAAEKMPQLPPETYVAAHMALSAAHAAYESKFGHSFVIAAETIDHTLEAIRSRLLNDPEDERVLAADELRKLAKQRLSSAVRGAGNCATSHNGAAPGT
- the sdhC gene encoding succinate dehydrogenase, cytochrome b556 subunit; amino-acid sequence: MPAGTLYRGREGMWSWVAHRVTGVLIFFFLFVHVLDTALVRVSPEDYDKVVATYKTPIVACLEYGLVAAILFHALNGLRVIAVDFWSKGPRYQKQMLWTVVGLWVVLMIGAIYPVLGHAARELFGK
- a CDS encoding succinate dehydrogenase hydrophobic membrane anchor subunit translates to MATTETTASGIGPVEGGSLYDVDNPAPYIEAPRKRTKKTPKSTRGNFELAAWLFMRLSGVVLVVLVIGHLLIQLVLDGGVSKIGFAFVAGRWASPFWQVWDLLMLWLAMLHGANGLRTVINDYAERANTRLWLKGLLYTATVFTILLGTLVIFTFDPNIR